Below is a genomic region from Roseovarius arcticus.
CCCAAAGCGCGCCTGTGGGAGACGCTGACGCTGGAGGCGACAGGCGATGCGATCATGGATGCGGGCGTATCGATGATCTATGAGGTCCGCCTGAGACCAGAAGACAAACAATGGGACGGCTGGATTGATGCCCAATGGGGCAAGATCACGTCAGCGATGGACGCGCTGGAGGCGCGCTGGATCAGCCATCTGGCGGGCCCGCTGGACATAGGCCAAATCGCCGTGGGCTGCGCGCTGAGCTATATCAGCTTTCGCCAGCCGGACCGCGAATGGCGCGGCACACGTCCACAGCTAAGCGCATGGCACGCGACGTTCGATCAGTGCGAATCAATGAAAAAGACCCGGCCTGAATAGGCCGGGCCGTATGCGCGCCTGTGTAAGTCGCGACTAGAAACTGTAGCTGATGCCGATGTTTACGGCGTGAGTCAGTAGCTCAGTGCGCAGCTTGCCGTCGGGTTGGCCGGGCACGCCGGGATCGGCATTGATCGTCACGTCATTATCGGACCACACGATCTGATACTCACCAAAGAGCGACCAGTTTTCGTTCAACTCGTATTTCATGCCCGCGATGCCGCGCAGGGCCAGCCCTGTCATCTCAAAGTCATGTGTGCGGTTACTCGCGCCGATGACCTGAATATCGACATGCGGAACGGCTATGCCGACGCCCGCGCCCGCATAGGGGGTAAAGCGACTGCCGCCGAACGCTCCCGGATAACGCTTCATCACGTTAGCAGTGAAGATGTTATGCCCGTCCGTGAATTCCAATCGGCTAACACCAAAAGCGGCGCGGTCGCCGGCGCTGGCATATGCCTTGGTGTGAGTGCCTTCGATGCCGAACCCGAGGTCACTATTGGTCCACCACATCGCGCGGCCACCATAGTAATAGGGGTTGTCGAGCGATTTGCCCTGCCAGTCCACGTTGCGATTAAATGCGGTGCCGTCTGGCAACGTACCTGACGCGTCGCTGTCTGTGACGGTCTGGGTACCCAGATAAAAGCTCAGCTCCAGCTCGGCGGCAGCGGGGGAGGCGGCCATCAGCAAGGCGGCGGCGATGGCGGTTTTCGATATGATGGACATGGGCAAGGCTTTCACATGAGGCGGCAGTTATAATCTTTACTACACCGCACGGCGCACCGCCTCAAGCGCCGCAGAGTCGCATGTTTCTGGCTGTTGCCGTTAGCACGCCTCTGGCGCCGGGAAGTTAACGCACCTTTTGCAACCAGCAGTGGGCGCGCCTCTGGCGCGACACATCCGCGCCCTTGCCCGATATAAGGCATTGCGCACTGGACGGGCTGGAAAACCCTCGCTAAAACGCGTTCCTGAACGGTCGCGGAAATCCTGTGGCCTGTAACCCCCGTATGGGACTGACCAGACAGCCCCTGAGATTGGAGTAAACCTCGTGTCCCACGCAGACGATCACGAAGGCACCCGGAGGGATTTCCTCTATTACGCGACCGCCGGCGCCGCCACCGTCGCGACCGGTGCCGCCGTTTGGCCGCTAGTCAATCAGATGAATCCTTCGGCGGATGTTCAGGCCCTCAGCTCGATCCGGGTCGATGTCGCGGACGTCGCCGTCGGCACTCAGATCACTGTCAAATATTTGGGCAAGCCGGTGTTTGTTCGCCGCCGGACCCAGGCCGAGATTGATGCGGCCAAAGACGTGCCGATGAGCGAATTGATTGATGCCAAGTCGGAGAATCCCAACAAGCCGGATACCGATGCCTCGGACATCAACCGCGTTATTGGTGACAACGAGGAATGGCTGGTAATGATCGGGGTTTGCACGCATCTTGGCTGCGTTCCCATCGGTGATGGTGCCGGCGATTTTGGTGGATGGTTCTGCCCCTGCCACGGCTCGCACTACGATACCGCCGGGCGTATCCGCAAGGGGCCGGCCCCGGAGAATCTGCACATCCCGGTGGCAGAGTTCGCCGACGAATCAACGATCAAATTGGGATAAGGACACGAATAGATGAGTGGTATTCCGCACGATCATTACGAGCCGGGCTCGCGGGGCGAAAAGTGGCTGCATCAGCGCTTGCCCATTGTCGGTCTGCTCTACAGCACGTTGACGATTCCGACGCCCAAGAACCTTAACTGGATGTGGATCTGGGGCATCGTCCTGACGTTTTGCCTGGCGCTTCAAATCATTACAGGCATCGTCCTGGCGATGCACTACACGCCGCATGTCGATCTTGCCTTTGCGTCCATCGAACACATCATGCGCGACGTGAACGGCGGGCATTTCATCCGTTATCTGCACATGAACGGCGCCTCACTGTTCTTTGTCGCGGTTTATGCGCACATCTTCCGCGGGCTCTACTACGGCTCGTACAAAGCACCGCGCGAGGTTACGTGGATCATCGGCATGCTCATCTATCTGATGATGATGGGCACGGCATTCATGGGCTACGTCCTGCCTTGGGGCCAGATGTCATTCTGGGGCGCCACGGTCATCACCGGCCTCTTTGGTGCGATTCCGTTTATCGGTGAGCCTATTCAAACATGGCTGCTGGGCGGACCAGCGGTAGACAATGCCACGCTGAACCGGTTCTTCAGCCTGCATTACCTGCTGCCGTTCATCATCTCTGCGCTGGTGGCCGTGCATATCTGGGCGTTCCACACGACGGGCAATAATAACCCGACAGGCGTCGAAGTGCGCCGTACTTCCAAGGCAGAGGCCGAAAAAGACACCGTTCCATTCTGGCCGTATTTCGTGATCAAGGATCTGTTTGCGCTGGCGATCATCCTGATCGTTTTCTTTGCCATCGTTGGCTTCATGCCGAACTATCTGGGCCACCCTGACAACTACATTGAGGCCAATGCGCTCTCCACGCCTGCGCACATCGTGCCGGAATGGTACTTCTTGCCCTTC
It encodes:
- a CDS encoding glutathione S-transferase, which produces MKLLTGSTSPFGRKVVVVLHELGMIDSVEVANIPTSPVKTDPAVAAANPLGKVPALIRDGGSALYDSRVICQYLDAQAGGTLYPKARLWETLTLEATGDAIMDAGVSMIYEVRLRPEDKQWDGWIDAQWGKITSAMDALEARWISHLAGPLDIGQIAVGCALSYISFRQPDREWRGTRPQLSAWHATFDQCESMKKTRPE
- a CDS encoding outer membrane protein; the encoded protein is MSIISKTAIAAALLMAASPAAAELELSFYLGTQTVTDSDASGTLPDGTAFNRNVDWQGKSLDNPYYYGGRAMWWTNSDLGFGIEGTHTKAYASAGDRAAFGVSRLEFTDGHNIFTANVMKRYPGAFGGSRFTPYAGAGVGIAVPHVDIQVIGASNRTHDFEMTGLALRGIAGMKYELNENWSLFGEYQIVWSDNDVTINADPGVPGQPDGKLRTELLTHAVNIGISYSF
- the petA gene encoding ubiquinol-cytochrome c reductase iron-sulfur subunit; protein product: MSHADDHEGTRRDFLYYATAGAATVATGAAVWPLVNQMNPSADVQALSSIRVDVADVAVGTQITVKYLGKPVFVRRRTQAEIDAAKDVPMSELIDAKSENPNKPDTDASDINRVIGDNEEWLVMIGVCTHLGCVPIGDGAGDFGGWFCPCHGSHYDTAGRIRKGPAPENLHIPVAEFADESTIKLG
- the petB gene encoding cytochrome b → MSGIPHDHYEPGSRGEKWLHQRLPIVGLLYSTLTIPTPKNLNWMWIWGIVLTFCLALQIITGIVLAMHYTPHVDLAFASIEHIMRDVNGGHFIRYLHMNGASLFFVAVYAHIFRGLYYGSYKAPREVTWIIGMLIYLMMMGTAFMGYVLPWGQMSFWGATVITGLFGAIPFIGEPIQTWLLGGPAVDNATLNRFFSLHYLLPFIISALVAVHIWAFHTTGNNNPTGVEVRRTSKAEAEKDTVPFWPYFVIKDLFALAIILIVFFAIVGFMPNYLGHPDNYIEANALSTPAHIVPEWYFLPFYAILRAFTSDVWVVMIASWITGGIVDAKFFGVLAMFGAIAVMALAPWLDTSSVRSGRYRPMFKWWFGLLVLDFFVLMWAGAMPAEGIYGIISLTASAYWFAYFLILLPLLGVIEKPLPIPATIEEDFNAHYSETGGTQTIVKPAE